The following are from one region of the Anomaloglossus baeobatrachus isolate aAnoBae1 chromosome 1, aAnoBae1.hap1, whole genome shotgun sequence genome:
- the LOC142310185 gene encoding lecithin retinol acyltransferase-like isoform X1: MKSLLVGLMVFIFEKILIFSNLKKFRLQNRNVEARSAEFCTLNRGDLLQVPRTLFIHFGIYLGNNKVAHLMPDILPAIFDNKCLIGKVVTNKRLILGVLAKVASIRVDTVQDFAYGGSIIVNPMDKSFKTKPLSNEEVAQRAEKRVGATSYSLLWDNCEHFVTYCRYGSPVSFQANKFCDVLKKIIRDQRIVVISAAAGLVLTLCVGLGPFTILPSFLITFTLWMAS; encoded by the exons ATGAAATCTCTTCTGGTAGGACTGATGGTCTTCATCTTTGAAAAAATCCTCATTTTTTCAAACTTAAAGAAGTTTAGATTGCAAAACAGGAACGTTGAAGCAAGAAGTGCTGAGTTTTGCACACTGAACAGAGGAGACTTGTTACAGGTTCCCAGGACTCTGTTTATTCATTTTGGGATCTACTTGGGAAATAACAAGGTTGCCCATCTGATGCCTGATATCCTTCCTGCTATTTTTGACAACAAGTGTCTGATTGGGAAAGTCGTTACCAACAAACGGCTGATCCTGGGCGTCCTGGCAAAGGTGGCCAGTATAAGGGTGGACACTGTGCAGGACTTTGCCTATGGTGGAAGTATAATAGTTAATCCCATGGACAAAAGTTTCAAGACAAAACCTCTTTCTAATGAAGAAGTGGCTCAGAGAGCTGAGAAACGTGTGGGGGCCACATCATACAGCCTGCTGTGGGATAACTGCGAGCACTTTGTAACTTATTGCAGATACGGCTCTCCGGTCAGCTTTCAGGCTAATAAG ttttgCGATGTACTGAAGAAGATCATTCGAGACCAAAGGATTGTGGTGATTTCTGCTGCTGCGGGATTGGTATTGACGCTCTGTGTTGGACTAGGTCCATTCACCATCCTTCCCAGTTTTCTTATTACCTTCACCCTGTGGATGGCTAGCTGA